One segment of Tamlana crocina DNA contains the following:
- a CDS encoding cytochrome c: MPNMYESAGYETYGEAAFRDGVEAQLPAEGSVPRGHIPFDIDNTTEGYELAKASLTNPLDSTAIDLERGKELYNIYCGICHGTKGDGQGNLVKREKILGIPSYDDAGRAITAGSIYHTIYYGKNAMGSYANQLNEEERWQVVSYVLKLKADLEK, translated from the coding sequence ATGCCCAATATGTATGAGTCTGCCGGTTATGAAACCTATGGGGAAGCGGCATTTAGAGATGGTGTAGAAGCACAATTGCCTGCTGAAGGATCTGTGCCTAGAGGTCACATTCCTTTTGATATTGATAATACCACTGAAGGTTATGAACTGGCTAAGGCTTCATTAACCAATCCGCTTGATTCTACAGCTATAGATTTAGAGAGAGGTAAAGAGCTTTACAATATTTATTGCGGTATCTGCCACGGAACAAAAGGAGACGGACAAGGAAACCTTGTGAAACGAGAAAAGATATTGGGTATTCCAAGTTACGATGATGCCGGTAGAGCAATCACAGCTGGTAGTATTTACCATACTATTTATTACGGAAAGAATGCGATGGGATCGTATGCTAACCAACTTAACGAAGAAGAGCGTTGGCAAGTAGTATCGTATGTGTTGAAGTTAAAGGCCGATTTAGAAAAATAA
- a CDS encoding DUF3341 domain-containing protein, whose translation MEASKVIHAIYTDDDVLMHAVKKVKAAKHHIEEIYTPFPVHGLDKAMGLAPTRIAITAFMYGLVGLTVAITMMNFIMIEDWPQNIGGKPSFSYLENMPAFVPIMFELTVFFAAHLMVITFYLRSRMWPFKKAENPDPRTTDDHFLMEIPVHGNEEELASLLKDTGAVEVNLVDKAH comes from the coding sequence ATGGAAGCTTCAAAAGTTATTCACGCTATTTATACCGATGATGATGTATTAATGCACGCCGTAAAAAAGGTGAAGGCAGCCAAACATCACATTGAAGAAATATATACTCCGTTTCCGGTTCACGGGCTAGACAAAGCCATGGGCTTAGCGCCAACGCGTATCGCCATAACTGCATTCATGTATGGTTTGGTTGGTCTTACCGTTGCGATAACCATGATGAACTTTATCATGATTGAAGACTGGCCTCAAAACATTGGTGGTAAACCAAGTTTTAGCTATTTGGAAAACATGCCAGCTTTCGTGCCTATCATGTTCGAGCTTACGGTATTTTTCGCAGCCCACTTAATGGTAATTACGTTTTACTTAAGAAGTAGAATGTGGCCATTTAAAAAAGCTGAAAACCCAGATCCAAGAACTACAGACGACCATTTTTTAATGGAAATACCTGTGCACGGTAATGAAGAAGAGCTTGCCAGCTTACTTAAAGATACCGGTGCAGTAGAAGTTAATTTAGTTGATAAAGCCCATTAA
- a CDS encoding cytochrome c oxidase subunit II, whose product MTALLTIIVLVFILIAIWQMVKIFDLAQARNENTTSGVATDQDNKINGYLMMGFLAFIYIITIVCFVKWGDLPLLSNSASEHGPTIDNLMIISLVIIFFVQTITQFLLHYFAFKYKGEKGKKALFFADNNKLEAIWTIIPVIVLAGLIIYGLSTWVNIMGVDESDDPLVIELYAQQFNWKARYGGADNTLGKANVRLIDIDRANILGLDEADPNAQDDVITTELHLPVGKPVLFKMRSQDVLHSAYMPHFRAQMNCVPGMITQFGFTPTVTTEEMRQTPQMIEKVQNINNIRVENSKELVANGEDALERYEFDYLLLCNKICGKSHYNMQMKIIVETQEEFDAWMKEQKEFKNSLVN is encoded by the coding sequence ATGACTGCTTTATTAACAATTATAGTTTTAGTATTTATTTTAATTGCCATTTGGCAAATGGTAAAGATTTTCGATTTGGCACAGGCTAGAAACGAAAACACTACCTCTGGTGTGGCCACAGATCAGGATAATAAAATAAATGGTTATTTAATGATGGGCTTCTTAGCTTTTATTTACATCATTACCATAGTATGTTTTGTTAAATGGGGAGATTTACCATTATTATCAAATTCGGCTTCAGAGCATGGGCCAACCATTGATAATTTGATGATAATTTCATTGGTAATTATTTTCTTTGTTCAGACGATAACCCAATTTTTACTGCACTATTTCGCATTTAAATATAAAGGTGAAAAAGGGAAAAAGGCTTTGTTCTTTGCCGATAACAATAAATTAGAGGCAATCTGGACCATTATCCCAGTAATTGTTTTAGCAGGTTTAATCATTTACGGATTGAGCACTTGGGTAAACATTATGGGGGTTGATGAAAGCGATGATCCATTAGTGATAGAATTGTATGCCCAACAGTTTAACTGGAAAGCAAGATATGGTGGAGCCGATAATACGTTAGGAAAAGCCAATGTGCGTTTAATTGATATCGATCGTGCTAACATTTTAGGTTTAGACGAGGCTGACCCTAATGCACAGGATGATGTCATCACTACAGAATTGCACTTACCGGTAGGCAAGCCAGTATTGTTCAAAATGCGTTCACAGGATGTATTGCACTCTGCTTACATGCCTCACTTTAGAGCTCAAATGAACTGTGTTCCAGGTATGATTACGCAATTTGGGTTTACGCCAACAGTAACCACAGAGGAAATGCGCCAAACACCTCAAATGATTGAAAAAGTTCAAAACATTAATAACATTAGAGTTGAAAACAGTAAGGAATTGGTAGCCAACGGCGAAGATGCTTTAGAGCGTTACGAATTCGATTACCTTTTGTTGTGTAACAAAATTTGCGGAAAATCACACTATAACATGCAAATGAAGATTATAGTGGAAACGCAGGAAGAATTTGATGCTTGGATGAAAGAGCAAAAGGAATTTAAAAACTCTTTAGTAAACTAA
- a CDS encoding quinol:cytochrome C oxidoreductase, which produces MYTFSNKLKTFSIILMVLGLLGVGYGFMTSHKSFEEVETLLAEEAHHGGGHGEEAAHAAQSHDAHAADAHGEEAHAEVDEHAKHIEHVQHQIANRPWAALYVAAFFFMMIALGVLAFYAIQIASQAGWSPVLFRVMEGITAYLLPGAVIVLLIALASGTIGHYNLFIWMDPDVVAHDKLIQGKSSWLNITGFAIRGIIFIAGWVLYRHFSRKFSIAQDTAEDKSNFKKSFRISAAFLVFFIYTESMMSWDWIMSVDPHWFSTLFGWYVFASMFVSGITVIALIAIYLKSRGYLDFVNENHIHDVAKFMFAMSIFWTYLWFSQFMLIWYSNIPEEVTYFISRFNDYKLPFLGMVVLNFVFPILMLMNADYKRIPWFVVMTGLVILFGHYIDIFNMIMPATVGDRWFIGVPEIGSILLFAGLFIFVVFTALTKAPLLVKGYPFRKESEDFHY; this is translated from the coding sequence ATGTACACATTTTCAAATAAATTAAAGACATTTTCTATCATTCTAATGGTATTGGGGCTATTAGGAGTTGGATATGGTTTTATGACATCGCATAAATCTTTTGAAGAGGTTGAAACGCTTCTTGCTGAAGAAGCACACCATGGCGGTGGGCACGGTGAGGAAGCGGCTCATGCTGCACAATCGCACGATGCCCATGCAGCAGATGCTCATGGCGAAGAAGCACACGCTGAAGTTGACGAGCACGCTAAACATATTGAGCACGTCCAGCATCAAATAGCAAATCGTCCTTGGGCGGCATTATATGTCGCGGCATTTTTCTTTATGATGATTGCTTTGGGTGTTTTGGCGTTCTATGCGATTCAAATTGCATCGCAGGCCGGATGGTCTCCAGTGCTTTTTAGAGTTATGGAAGGTATTACGGCATATCTATTACCGGGAGCTGTTATTGTATTGTTGATTGCTTTGGCATCTGGCACTATTGGCCATTATAACTTATTTATTTGGATGGATCCTGATGTAGTTGCCCACGATAAACTGATTCAAGGTAAATCGAGCTGGTTGAACATCACTGGTTTCGCTATCCGTGGAATCATCTTTATCGCTGGTTGGGTATTATATCGCCATTTTTCACGTAAGTTTTCTATCGCTCAAGATACTGCAGAAGATAAAAGTAACTTCAAAAAGTCATTCCGTATTTCTGCGGCATTCTTAGTATTCTTTATTTATACAGAATCGATGATGTCTTGGGATTGGATAATGAGTGTAGATCCACACTGGTTTTCAACCTTATTCGGATGGTACGTATTCGCTAGTATGTTTGTAAGTGGTATTACGGTTATTGCTTTAATTGCTATTTACTTAAAATCTAGGGGTTATTTAGATTTCGTAAACGAAAATCATATTCACGATGTGGCTAAATTTATGTTTGCCATGAGTATTTTCTGGACTTACCTTTGGTTTTCACAATTCATGCTGATTTGGTACTCGAACATTCCAGAAGAGGTAACTTACTTTATTAGCCGTTTCAACGATTACAAATTACCATTCTTAGGTATGGTAGTATTGAATTTTGTATTCCCAATTTTAATGTTGATGAATGCCGATTACAAACGAATTCCTTGGTTTGTAGTGATGACCGGTTTAGTAATCCTATTTGGTCACTATATTGATATTTTCAATATGATAATGCCGGCAACGGTAGGAGACAGATGGTTTATTGGTGTACCAGAAATTGGTTCAATACTATTGTTTGCGGGGCTGTTTATTTTCGTAGTATTTACAGCTTTAACCAAAGCACCGCTGTTAGTAAAAGGCTATCCTTTTAGAAAAGAAAGTGAAGATTTTCATTATTAA
- the nrfD gene encoding NrfD/PsrC family molybdoenzyme membrane anchor subunit has product MASHYEAPIRRPLVTGEKSYHDVTVDVAKPVEGKANKQWWIVFGISLAAFLWGIGCILYTISTGIGTWGLNKTVGWAWDITNFVWWVGIGHAGTLISAVLLLFRQKWRMAINRSAEAMTIFSVVQAGLFPIIHMGRPWLGYWVLPIPNQFGSLWVNFNSPLLWDVFAISTYLSVSLVFWWTGLLPDFAMLRDRAIKPFQKKIYSILSFGWSGRAKDWQRFEEVSLVLAGLATPLVLSVHTIVSFDFATSVIPGWHTTIFPPYFVAGAVFSGFAMVNTLLIIMRKVCNLEDYITVQHIELMNIVIMITGSIVGVAYITELFIAWYSGVEYEQYAFLNRATGPYWWAYWAMMTCNVFSPQFMWFKKLRTSIMFSFFISIVVNIGMWFERFVIIVTSLHRDYLPSSWTMFSPTFVDIGIFIGTIGFFFVLFLLYSRTFPVIAQAEVKTILKSSGEKYKNLREAGQSLVGTGADPRTSSVATAEPAKQRVEVSEEEKSEKVSSLLGSIGTFDAATQTADDLKQISGVGPKMEEVLNSIGIYTFLQVSKMTKKEYDLLDSITGSFPGRAERDDWAGQAKNLIN; this is encoded by the coding sequence ATGGCGTCTCATTACGAAGCACCTATTAGAAGACCTTTAGTTACCGGCGAAAAATCATACCACGATGTAACTGTGGATGTAGCAAAGCCAGTAGAAGGAAAAGCAAACAAACAATGGTGGATAGTTTTTGGAATTTCACTAGCCGCTTTCCTTTGGGGTATTGGGTGTATTTTATATACAATATCTACGGGTATTGGTACTTGGGGTTTAAATAAAACCGTAGGTTGGGCTTGGGATATTACCAACTTCGTTTGGTGGGTAGGTATTGGTCACGCAGGAACACTTATTTCTGCGGTACTTTTATTGTTCCGTCAAAAATGGAGAATGGCAATTAACCGTTCTGCAGAGGCGATGACCATCTTTTCGGTTGTGCAAGCAGGTTTGTTCCCAATTATCCACATGGGTCGTCCATGGTTAGGTTATTGGGTACTCCCTATTCCAAACCAATTCGGTTCGTTGTGGGTAAACTTTAACTCACCATTACTTTGGGACGTATTTGCGATTTCTACATATCTGTCTGTATCACTAGTATTTTGGTGGACTGGATTATTACCAGATTTCGCGATGTTAAGAGATAGAGCTATAAAGCCATTTCAGAAGAAAATTTATTCCATATTGAGTTTCGGATGGTCTGGAAGAGCAAAAGATTGGCAACGTTTTGAAGAAGTATCATTGGTACTTGCCGGTTTGGCAACGCCACTTGTACTTTCGGTACACACCATTGTATCGTTCGACTTCGCTACCTCGGTGATTCCAGGATGGCACACCACCATCTTTCCACCATACTTCGTTGCTGGTGCGGTATTCTCAGGATTTGCCATGGTAAACACGCTTCTTATTATCATGAGAAAAGTGTGTAACCTTGAAGATTATATCACTGTACAGCACATTGAATTGATGAACATTGTAATCATGATTACTGGTTCTATTGTAGGTGTGGCTTATATTACTGAGTTATTTATTGCTTGGTACTCAGGTGTAGAGTACGAACAATACGCCTTCTTAAACAGAGCAACAGGGCCTTACTGGTGGGCATACTGGGCGATGATGACCTGTAACGTATTCTCTCCACAGTTTATGTGGTTCAAGAAATTGAGAACTAGTATTATGTTTTCATTCTTTATCTCTATTGTGGTAAACATAGGAATGTGGTTCGAGCGTTTCGTAATTATTGTTACCTCGTTGCATAGAGATTATTTGCCATCGTCATGGACTATGTTCTCGCCAACGTTTGTTGATATTGGAATTTTCATCGGAACGATTGGATTCTTCTTTGTATTGTTCCTATTATACTCAAGAACATTCCCTGTAATTGCACAAGCAGAGGTGAAGACGATTTTGAAATCTTCGGGCGAAAAATATAAAAACTTAAGAGAAGCTGGACAGAGCTTAGTAGGTACAGGTGCCGATCCAAGAACATCATCTGTGGCAACTGCCGAACCTGCAAAGCAAAGGGTTGAAGTTTCAGAAGAAGAAAAATCAGAAAAGGTAAGCAGTTTATTAGGAAGCATTGGTACGTTTGATGCTGCTACGCAAACCGCTGATGATTTGAAACAGATTAGTGGTGTTGGACCTAAAATGGAAGAAGTGCTTAATAGTATTGGTATTTATACCTTCCTTCAGGTTAGTAAAATGACCAAAAAAGAATACGATTTGTTAGACTCTATCACTGGTTCTTTCCCTGGAAGAGCAGAACGCGATGATTGGGCAGGACAAGCTAAAAATTTAATAAACTAA